A single region of the Anaerostipes rhamnosivorans genome encodes:
- a CDS encoding stage III sporulation protein AB codes for MVKLFGAAIVIISGGILGFYRASRERKRLEQGIELKRLLYLLQGEIRYGLTPLPDAIGTIAGKMNSEFSVFLTDVSKKLSSYQEETFSQVWKSSVEQDLVPYVQEKKMLEPFSAMGDTIGYLDKDMQVKTIDFTIEQIEERMYQIKDQVIKNCKLYQSLGLSFGLLVVIILL; via the coding sequence TTGGGGCGGCCATTGTAATAATATCCGGGGGCATCCTTGGATTCTACCGGGCATCCCGTGAGAGAAAAAGACTGGAGCAGGGCATTGAGCTCAAACGGCTTTTGTATCTTTTGCAGGGGGAGATTCGCTACGGGCTGACACCGCTTCCCGATGCCATAGGGACAATAGCGGGGAAGATGAATTCGGAGTTTTCTGTTTTTTTGACGGATGTATCGAAAAAGCTTTCCTCCTACCAGGAAGAAACATTTTCCCAGGTGTGGAAGAGCTCGGTGGAACAGGACCTTGTACCCTATGTCCAGGAAAAAAAGATGCTGGAGCCGTTTTCAGCCATGGGGGATACAATTGGATATTTGGACAAGGACATGCAGGTGAAGACGATTGATTTCACCATTGAGCAGATTGAGGAGAGGATGTATCAGATCAAAGACCAGGTGATCAAAAACTGTAAACTATATCAGAGCCTTGGATTATCCTTTGGACTTCTCGTAGTGATTATTTTATTGTAA
- the spoIIIAC gene encoding stage III sporulation protein AC: protein MSVNIIFRIAAVGILVTILVQVLKHSGRDEQAFLITLAGLILVLSWVIPYIYDLFESVQTLFTIS from the coding sequence ATGAGCGTAAACATTATCTTTCGGATTGCGGCTGTGGGAATCCTGGTCACGATTCTTGTCCAGGTACTGAAACATTCGGGAAGGGATGAACAGGCATTTTTGATCACACTCGCCGGGCTAATTCTTGTACTGTCATGGGTGATCCCTTATATCTATGATCTTTTTGAGAGTGTACAGACACTGTTCACGATATCTTAG